One window of the Mycobacterium xenopi genome contains the following:
- a CDS encoding aldehyde dehydrogenase family protein, translating into MSTSQYAPDRSYGMFIDNQWVDAESGETIESINPATGEVLTRIPSGTAADVDRAVQAAQRAFAGWRATTVTERANALNRIADLLEADAERFAVLESLDVGKPIRESRVLDVPIAIDHFRYFAGVIRSHSDEAAVLDEQTLSLVLSEPLGVVGQVIPWNFPLLMAAWKIAPAIATGNTVVIKPSEMTPVSISELAKIFAQVLPPGVVNIVTGTGPVAGQAVLDHPTVQKLAFTGSTRVGYTVAEAAAKRLVPATLELGGKSANIVFPDANWDKAVEGAALAILWNQGQACESGARLFIHESIYDRFIDELKAKFTTARVGDPLSPDTQVGSLISKAQLERVLGYVETGRAEGATVLTGGRRLTGGDYDSGFFVEPTILVDVRNDMRVASEEIFGPVLVVIPFKDEDEVIALANDSEYGLAGTVWTQDINRALRVARAVETGRMWVNTAHEIPAHAPFGGYKKSGLGREAYKSMLDAYTHKKNIYVSMNEAPRGLF; encoded by the coding sequence ATGTCCACGTCCCAGTATGCTCCGGACCGCAGCTACGGAATGTTCATCGACAACCAATGGGTGGACGCGGAGTCCGGGGAGACGATCGAGAGTATCAATCCCGCGACGGGTGAGGTGCTGACTCGTATTCCTAGTGGAACAGCCGCTGATGTCGATCGCGCGGTCCAGGCGGCGCAGCGTGCGTTTGCGGGCTGGAGGGCGACCACGGTGACGGAACGTGCGAACGCGTTGAACAGGATCGCCGACCTGCTGGAGGCTGACGCCGAGCGTTTCGCGGTCCTGGAGTCGCTGGATGTGGGCAAGCCGATTCGCGAGTCGCGCGTTCTCGACGTGCCCATCGCCATTGATCACTTCAGGTACTTCGCCGGAGTGATTCGCAGTCACTCAGACGAGGCGGCCGTGCTTGATGAACAGACCCTCAGCCTCGTGCTGAGCGAACCGCTTGGTGTGGTTGGTCAGGTGATCCCCTGGAACTTTCCGTTGTTGATGGCAGCCTGGAAGATTGCCCCGGCAATCGCCACAGGGAACACCGTGGTGATCAAGCCATCGGAGATGACGCCGGTCAGCATTTCCGAACTGGCAAAGATTTTCGCGCAAGTTCTTCCCCCCGGTGTCGTCAACATCGTCACCGGCACAGGGCCGGTTGCCGGCCAGGCCGTGCTGGATCACCCGACGGTACAGAAGCTGGCATTCACCGGTTCCACCCGAGTCGGCTACACCGTCGCCGAAGCCGCAGCCAAAAGACTGGTACCAGCAACGCTGGAGCTGGGCGGCAAATCGGCGAATATCGTTTTCCCCGACGCGAATTGGGACAAGGCCGTCGAGGGGGCAGCCCTGGCGATTCTATGGAATCAAGGCCAAGCCTGCGAATCCGGAGCTCGCCTCTTCATTCACGAGTCGATCTACGACCGTTTTATCGACGAACTAAAAGCCAAGTTCACCACGGCCCGCGTGGGGGATCCCCTCTCACCAGACACCCAGGTGGGCTCGTTGATCAGCAAAGCCCAGCTGGAGCGCGTGTTGGGCTATGTAGAAACCGGTCGTGCTGAAGGTGCCACGGTTTTGACGGGTGGTCGCCGGCTCACTGGCGGGGACTACGATTCCGGATTCTTTGTCGAGCCGACAATATTGGTCGATGTGCGCAACGATATGCGCGTTGCATCGGAAGAGATCTTCGGCCCCGTTCTCGTTGTTATCCCATTCAAGGACGAGGATGAAGTTATCGCCTTGGCCAACGACTCAGAATACGGACTCGCCGGCACAGTGTGGACCCAAGACATCAACCGTGCACTTCGCGTGGCACGCGCGGTGGAGACCGGTCGGATGTGGGTGAACACCGCCCATGAGATCCCTGCGCATGCACCTTTCGGGGGCTACAAGAAATCCGGCCTGGGCCGCGAAGCCTACAAATCCATGCTTGACGCGTACACCCACAAGAAGAACATCTACGTGAGCATGAACGAAGCTCCGCGCGGACTGTTCTAA